The following proteins are encoded in a genomic region of Oncorhynchus keta strain PuntledgeMale-10-30-2019 chromosome 35, Oket_V2, whole genome shotgun sequence:
- the LOC118369278 gene encoding transcription cofactor vestigial-like protein 2 — protein sequence MSCLDVMYPAYGHYAPYAPAAPAFINSFQAPIGLRSPSPRCRDFMMESAEMTRCPEGVSAGPGSSSSASSSSSYPRATRPEECHKEKQEVPEAEYLTSRCVLFTYYQGDISSVVDEHFSRALSSYMEGEGKRRTSDLGTDTPSPSSRRSFPPSFWDSNYSSPQSRSHCEPGMPTYSMDPYASGLRPGIPHPHAHPHSHPHSHLHPSEGWGYTPSQAYGPSRPLHELYTPGGLEPHHPYSPLLMPTVRPHHLGSLPVHHPYDVTKLDPTAPWPGLLPPGEMALNMDAGLQHHKKGKDLYWF from the exons ATGAGTTGTTTGGATGTTATGTACCCAGCCTATGGACATTACGCACCGTACGCTCCAGCCGCCCCCGCGTTCATCAACAGCTTCCAG GCACCCATTGGTCTGAGGAGCCCCTCTCCTCGCTGCAGAGACTTCATGATGGAGAGCGCGGAGATGACAAGGTGTCCGGAGGGGGTATCGGCGGGCCCTGGCTCTTCTTCCTCcgcctcttcctcatcctcataTCCCCGTGCCACTCGACCAGAGGAGTGCCATAAGGAGAAACAGGAAGTGCCCGAGGCTGAGTACCTGACGTCTCGTTGTGTCCTCTTCACATACTACCAAGGGGACATCAGCAGTGTGGTAGACGAACACTTCTCCAGGGCACTCAGCTcctacatggagggagagggcaaGAGGAGGACATCGGACCTGGGCACag ataccCCTTCACCCAGTAGTCGCCGAAGCTTCCCCCCCTCCTTCTGGGACAGCAACTACTCCTCCCCCCAAAGTCGCTCCCACTGCGAACCCGGAATGCCCACTTATTCCATGGACCCCTACGCTTCCGGACTCCGCCCGGGCATTCCGCACCCTCACGCCCATCCTCATAGTCACCCCCACTCGCACCTCCACCCATCAGAGGGGTGGGGCTACACCCCGAGCCAGGCCTACGGGCCCTCCAGGCCCCTCCACGAACTCTACACTCCTGGTGGCCTGGAGCCCCACCACCCCTACAGCCCCTTGCTTATGCCCACCGTGCGGCCCCACCACCTGGGCTCCCTCCCCGTGCACCACCCCTATGACGTCACCAAGCTGGACCCCACCGCGCCCTGGCCGGGCCTGCTGCCCCCCGGGGAGATGGCCCTCAACATGGACGCAG